A portion of the Chryseobacterium tructae genome contains these proteins:
- a CDS encoding DinB family protein: MEITSIPAFIDYYEKIRARTNKLIAIVPPERLDFSYKPGKFTIGDQIRHIAAIERYMYGETISGRRSAYQGCGKELADGYENSVTFFNEMHRQTIEIIKGLSDEDLNRKCLTPANNPISIWKWLRAMVEHEIHHRAEMYIYLNLLDIKTPQIFGFSAEEVQDLSVKI; encoded by the coding sequence ATGGAAATCACATCGATACCTGCATTCATAGATTATTATGAAAAAATAAGAGCAAGAACCAATAAGCTTATTGCCATTGTACCTCCGGAACGTCTAGATTTTTCTTATAAACCAGGGAAATTTACCATTGGAGATCAGATAAGACACATTGCAGCCATAGAAAGATATATGTATGGTGAAACCATTTCAGGAAGGAGGAGTGCTTATCAGGGTTGTGGAAAAGAACTAGCGGACGGATATGAAAATAGTGTGACATTCTTTAATGAGATGCACCGTCAAACTATAGAAATCATCAAAGGGCTTTCAGATGAAGATCTTAACCGTAAATGTTTAACACCAGCCAATAACCCTATCTCAATATGGAAATGGCTTAGAGCAATGGTAGAACATGAGATTCACCATCGGGCAGAGATGTATATTTATCTTAACCTTTTAGATATAAAAACGCCACAGATCTTTGGCTTTTCAGCAGAAGAAGTGCAGGACTTGAGTGTTAAAATATAG
- a CDS encoding tetratricopeptide repeat protein: MKIGLSILLVGLSFKTIIAQTAKIDHEKLLGYYETQRYSDATLYLQSLYPDGSQDVKTLSQIAYCQMMAGKLSDAEKSYIKVNIMQPNSIPVLFSLAGISSRRRNISYAKDYLQQIIRLDSLNFSAYKQMAAYVDQPQAKLDYLKKAYQLNTTDLDVAYDLAMVYNGLKQYQPAYDVLKTAIIADPENFTLQQAQLPISNRLGKYQEVIDMGEKLLKVHEDANIMNEMGQAYFYVKKYQRCVEIYKILEDLGMQNEGTFYYMTLSYRELKDYDNAALYARKTIDEAISDHTPLYYAALAGIYEAKNQYNDALTAYKRGLTFGNSNIIYYRLALLYDLHLKQPKNAITYYHLYLKNNPDQEREKEQVSYAKDRITLLAAK; encoded by the coding sequence ATGAAAATAGGACTTTCTATATTACTTGTGGGTCTAAGTTTCAAAACGATTATTGCTCAGACAGCAAAAATAGATCATGAAAAATTGCTTGGATATTATGAAACTCAGCGTTACTCTGATGCAACCTTATATCTTCAAAGCCTATACCCTGATGGCTCCCAGGACGTAAAAACATTATCTCAGATTGCTTATTGCCAAATGATGGCAGGAAAACTTTCTGATGCAGAAAAAAGCTATATAAAAGTGAATATAATGCAGCCCAATAGTATTCCTGTTCTGTTCAGTTTGGCCGGCATTAGTTCCAGAAGAAGAAATATTTCCTATGCGAAAGACTATCTTCAACAAATCATTCGGCTGGACAGTCTTAATTTCAGTGCTTATAAACAAATGGCAGCTTATGTGGATCAACCTCAAGCAAAGCTTGATTATCTTAAAAAAGCTTATCAACTCAATACAACAGATCTTGATGTAGCCTATGATCTTGCAATGGTATACAATGGCCTCAAGCAATATCAGCCTGCATATGATGTATTGAAAACAGCGATCATTGCTGATCCTGAAAATTTCACATTACAACAGGCACAACTTCCAATCTCCAACCGTTTAGGCAAATATCAGGAAGTTATAGATATGGGTGAAAAGTTATTAAAGGTTCATGAAGATGCTAATATCATGAATGAAATGGGACAGGCCTATTTCTATGTAAAAAAATACCAAAGATGTGTTGAAATTTATAAAATATTGGAAGATCTGGGAATGCAGAATGAGGGAACATTCTATTATATGACATTGAGTTATCGTGAACTAAAGGATTATGATAATGCCGCTCTCTATGCCCGGAAAACGATTGATGAAGCCATTTCAGACCACACTCCCCTTTATTATGCTGCATTAGCAGGAATTTACGAAGCTAAAAATCAATATAATGATGCTTTAACAGCCTATAAAAGAGGACTTACTTTTGGAAACAGCAATATTATTTATTACCGTTTGGCACTTTTATATGATCTTCATCTGAAACAACCAAAAAATGCTATAACCTACTATCATTTATATCTGAAGAATAATCCGGATCAGGAAAGGGAGAAAGAACAGGTTTCTTATGCCAAAGACAGGATTACTCTACTTGCGGCAAAATAA
- a CDS encoding GNAT family N-acetyltransferase, with protein MKTEYVSINNKNYILHLQYQDDEKLRLEFNRLTQKVWKFDFENYYQSGFWDDSCILYSLFDDDAIASHITVNLFKSNIDGEFKNFIQLGTVMTDEAYQKKGLSRFLMEKILHDFKGKHDGIFLFANETVLDFYPKFGFTPTKEFEAFQVIENLDLSIQYKKRKLELDEENDLKLFEELVEHTISNTIFPTKNKSITFFYCYASPEMGYKNSIYFIEELHCAVVIETQDKALHIVEIFSPEEINLNHVIAAFDDIPFDEVVLGFSPKHKGFQYRLWKDDVQLFVTPELLLVFEKYQVIVPLLSHT; from the coding sequence ATGAAGACAGAATACGTTTCCATCAACAACAAAAACTACATTTTACACCTTCAGTATCAGGATGATGAAAAACTGCGCCTGGAATTTAACCGCCTGACCCAAAAGGTTTGGAAATTTGATTTTGAAAACTATTATCAATCAGGATTCTGGGACGATAGTTGTATTTTATATTCCTTATTTGATGATGATGCCATTGCTTCACATATTACTGTAAATTTATTTAAAAGTAATATTGATGGCGAATTTAAAAATTTCATTCAATTAGGAACGGTAATGACTGATGAAGCCTACCAAAAGAAGGGACTAAGCCGATTTTTAATGGAAAAAATACTGCATGATTTTAAAGGAAAACATGATGGGATCTTCCTTTTTGCCAATGAAACAGTATTAGATTTTTATCCTAAATTCGGATTTACCCCAACAAAAGAATTCGAAGCCTTCCAAGTTATTGAAAATCTTGATCTTTCGATCCAATATAAAAAGAGAAAATTGGAACTAGATGAAGAAAATGATTTAAAATTATTTGAAGAATTGGTGGAACATACAATTTCCAATACGATATTCCCAACAAAAAATAAAAGTATAACCTTTTTCTACTGTTATGCTAGTCCAGAAATGGGGTATAAAAATTCTATCTACTTTATAGAAGAACTTCATTGCGCTGTTGTCATTGAGACTCAGGATAAAGCGTTGCATATTGTAGAGATATTCAGCCCTGAAGAAATCAATCTTAATCATGTCATTGCAGCTTTTGATGATATTCCGTTTGATGAAGTTGTATTGGGTTTTAGCCCTAAGCATAAAGGCTTCCAGTACAGATTATGGAAGGATGATGTACAGCTTTTTGTAACTCCTGAGTTATTATTGGTCTTTGAGAAATATCAAGTCATTGTTCCTTTACTTTCTCATACTTAA
- a CDS encoding class I SAM-dependent methyltransferase, with translation MKQNIYDDPNFFIGYKALRDGDKGLNELLEQPIMKRFLHPVQDKIILDMGCGLGHQIRSLLTQNPKHITGLDISQKMLTEAQSRVSSSKVEWICSALEDFDFGVNRFDIILSSMTLHYIDNLETLFQKIYNGLKTGGQFLFSMEHPICTAALKPWKELNGEKYWLINRYSEENLRKQDWFVKDVEKYHHQLSTIINALLKAGFTLKNIEEPSPDKELLQLRPDFEQHTHCPPIVIINIEKINSSSFCDDSHKEDHFLSINFAL, from the coding sequence ATGAAGCAGAATATTTATGATGATCCGAACTTTTTTATTGGATATAAAGCACTACGCGATGGAGATAAAGGATTAAACGAATTATTGGAGCAACCGATAATGAAAAGATTCCTGCATCCTGTTCAGGATAAAATAATTTTGGATATGGGATGTGGTTTGGGACATCAAATCCGATCATTATTGACCCAAAATCCAAAACATATTACGGGGTTGGATATTTCTCAAAAAATGCTGACTGAAGCCCAAAGCAGAGTTTCTTCTTCAAAAGTTGAATGGATATGTTCAGCATTGGAAGATTTTGACTTTGGAGTGAACAGATTTGACATAATTCTTAGCTCAATGACTTTACATTATATTGACAATCTGGAAACTCTTTTTCAAAAAATATACAACGGATTAAAAACAGGAGGACAATTTTTATTTTCCATGGAACATCCTATTTGTACGGCAGCATTAAAACCTTGGAAAGAATTGAATGGCGAAAAATACTGGTTAATCAATCGTTATTCTGAAGAGAACCTTAGAAAGCAGGATTGGTTTGTTAAAGATGTAGAAAAATACCATCATCAGTTAAGTACTATAATCAATGCTTTGCTAAAGGCTGGATTTACTCTTAAAAATATAGAAGAGCCAAGTCCTGACAAAGAACTGTTACAACTCCGACCTGATTTTGAACAACATACCCACTGCCCTCCTATTGTAATTATCAATATTGAAAAAATAAATAGCTCCTCATTTTGTGACGATAGTCACAAAGAAGATCACTTTTTATCCATTAATTTTGCTTTATAA
- a CDS encoding nuclear transport factor 2 family protein — MSTTTQNIAEQFIQYLNEEDFDKAENCLDPAFKFIGVLGTRENASIYMKDMRQMKFKYQIIKTFTSGEDICFWYIIEIGGKTIESSGWYQIINGKIHSLKVLFDPRPLLND, encoded by the coding sequence ATGAGTACTACAACCCAAAACATCGCGGAACAGTTTATTCAGTATTTAAATGAAGAAGATTTTGATAAGGCAGAAAACTGTCTGGATCCTGCATTTAAATTCATAGGGGTACTGGGAACAAGAGAGAATGCTTCCATCTATATGAAAGACATGAGGCAGATGAAGTTTAAATATCAGATTATTAAAACCTTTACCTCAGGAGAAGACATCTGTTTCTGGTACATTATTGAGATTGGAGGTAAAACGATTGAGTCTTCCGGATGGTATCAGATCATCAATGGAAAGATCCATTCTTTAAAAGTATTATTTGATCCAAGACCACTACTGAACGATTAG
- a CDS encoding helix-turn-helix domain-containing protein yields MPIFIATEPLEKNMKQSEIRELKNEQDFKDFYLNNAPASFCEECSNITYAHGNGFLELAKLEELKKGQKSIEGKQTRRKFYSIILLTEGEIEENIGHHLYHFLPGTLYFIGENQLHAVKHWSDDVKGIFCMFDADYFLLCIKHQIKLNQFPFFQVNHEPFIKLSERETQMMEHLFWKLNSEKCQKTTFNDDLLTRMFLNVILLEAERIYNKQTSSDIFSLSRKDQLTAQFQLLINQHFIDKKQVTDYAELLHVHPNHLNDVIKEVTGFPASHFIQKQLIQEAKSRLIQTSDTVSMIAMDLNFTDDSYFGRFFKKQTGFTPFQYRKNHKH; encoded by the coding sequence GTGCCTATCTTTATAGCAACAGAACCTTTGGAGAAAAATATGAAACAGTCTGAGATCAGGGAACTGAAAAATGAACAAGATTTTAAAGATTTTTATCTGAATAATGCACCAGCCTCATTCTGTGAAGAATGTAGCAATATCACTTATGCCCATGGAAACGGATTTTTAGAATTGGCCAAGCTAGAAGAACTCAAAAAAGGACAAAAGTCTATAGAAGGAAAGCAGACAAGACGGAAATTTTACAGTATTATTTTGCTTACAGAAGGAGAAATAGAAGAGAATATTGGTCATCATCTCTATCACTTTCTGCCAGGAACCCTATATTTCATTGGAGAAAATCAGCTCCATGCGGTAAAACATTGGAGTGATGATGTAAAAGGAATTTTCTGCATGTTTGATGCTGATTATTTCCTGCTCTGCATTAAGCATCAGATCAAGCTTAATCAATTTCCATTCTTTCAGGTAAACCATGAACCGTTTATCAAACTTTCGGAAAGAGAAACCCAGATGATGGAACATCTTTTCTGGAAATTAAACAGCGAAAAATGCCAAAAGACAACTTTCAACGATGATCTTCTCACCCGCATGTTTCTGAATGTGATTCTTTTAGAAGCAGAACGCATTTACAATAAACAAACTTCTTCCGATATTTTCTCTTTATCCAGAAAAGATCAACTAACGGCACAATTTCAGTTACTGATTAATCAGCACTTTATAGACAAAAAACAAGTTACCGATTATGCAGAGCTTCTGCATGTACATCCCAACCATCTCAATGATGTTATTAAAGAAGTGACCGGATTCCCTGCCAGCCATTTTATACAAAAACAACTGATACAAGAAGCTAAATCGCGGCTTATTCAAACCAGTGACACCGTTTCTATGATTGCTATGGATCTTAACTTTACGGATGATTCTTATTTTGGCCGCTTCTTTAAAAAGCAAACCGGTTTTACTCCATTTCAATATCGTAAAAACCATAAACACTAA
- a CDS encoding GNAT family N-acetyltransferase, producing the protein MRTTKITSPIVQEYWNDQFQGEVLCDNPTFILFLNDELEEDSQIMTLEFPIGNSWAVINSKVAHYFKNINFTTLNFEKFVAILKDKHIFLYGADYIFYFSEEEKAHILNIESPDNTRPLTENDAEHFSTFESLSTEEDLDGAYVELDHWKVYGIFEDQQLVAATSMYPWQGTKLSDIGVITLDEFRGKGYAKQAVQVISKAALEDGYEPQYRCQLDNTASVALARKLNLSLFAKWNFISPESIEKL; encoded by the coding sequence ATGCGCACTACCAAAATCACATCACCTATTGTTCAGGAATATTGGAATGATCAGTTTCAGGGTGAAGTACTCTGTGATAATCCTACTTTTATCTTATTTCTTAATGATGAACTGGAGGAAGACAGTCAGATTATGACTTTAGAATTTCCAATCGGAAACAGCTGGGCAGTCATTAATTCTAAAGTGGCTCATTATTTCAAAAATATCAATTTTACCACGCTTAATTTTGAAAAGTTTGTGGCTATTTTAAAAGATAAGCACATCTTTTTATATGGAGCAGACTATATTTTCTATTTCTCTGAAGAGGAGAAAGCCCATATTTTAAATATTGAATCACCAGACAACACACGCCCTTTAACAGAGAATGATGCAGAACATTTCTCTACTTTTGAATCTTTATCCACGGAAGAAGATCTTGATGGTGCCTATGTAGAACTGGATCATTGGAAAGTATATGGAATATTTGAAGATCAGCAGTTAGTAGCCGCAACGAGTATGTATCCATGGCAGGGCACCAAACTGTCGGATATAGGGGTGATTACTCTGGATGAATTCAGAGGAAAAGGCTATGCTAAACAAGCTGTACAGGTTATTTCAAAAGCAGCATTAGAGGATGGATATGAACCGCAATATCGTTGTCAGTTGGATAATACGGCTTCTGTTGCCCTTGCTAGAAAACTAAATCTGAGCTTATTTGCTAAATGGAACTTTATTTCACCAGAATCTATAGAGAAATTATAG
- a CDS encoding DUF7000 family protein — MKDINITIKSYQKIVAKNEIPQAYMYLMRLMTALKADFSRHFENKFSVGNISPGYMDYTYFPFFDAPLRENKLRFGIVLNHKKMQLELWLMGQNAEVQQEYWAILKSTPWNKHLTSMPKYSVLETVLIESPDFENKEVIYKAVINKTLEIVPEIMKLLS, encoded by the coding sequence ATGAAAGACATCAATATAACCATAAAATCTTATCAAAAAATAGTGGCGAAAAATGAGATCCCACAGGCTTATATGTACCTTATGCGTCTTATGACAGCATTAAAAGCTGATTTTTCGAGGCATTTTGAAAATAAGTTTTCTGTAGGAAATATTTCTCCCGGCTATATGGATTATACTTATTTTCCGTTTTTTGATGCTCCGCTTCGTGAAAACAAGCTCCGCTTCGGAATTGTTCTCAATCATAAAAAAATGCAGCTAGAATTATGGCTGATGGGACAAAATGCAGAAGTACAGCAAGAATATTGGGCAATCCTAAAGTCAACACCATGGAATAAACACCTGACATCCATGCCTAAATATTCTGTATTAGAGACTGTTTTGATAGAGAGTCCCGATTTTGAAAATAAAGAGGTTATTTATAAAGCCGTCATCAACAAAACATTAGAAATCGTTCCTGAAATCATGAAACTTCTGTCATAA
- a CDS encoding thioredoxin family protein gives MTERNQNVQEIDSLMLFQFYAEWCYPCKMMMPVVNTLKVKLEDWLNVHQVDVDEQQELAVKYGIRSVPTFVVLKNNVEVWRSSGVLSEMILEQKLNSLRSI, from the coding sequence ATGACAGAGAGAAATCAGAACGTACAGGAAATTGATTCATTGATGCTTTTTCAGTTTTATGCTGAATGGTGCTACCCATGCAAAATGATGATGCCTGTAGTAAATACCTTAAAAGTAAAATTGGAAGACTGGCTGAATGTACATCAGGTAGATGTAGATGAACAGCAGGAGTTGGCCGTTAAATACGGAATCAGATCAGTTCCTACATTTGTAGTTTTAAAAAACAATGTAGAAGTATGGCGCAGTTCAGGTGTCCTTTCGGAAATGATATTAGAACAAAAACTGAACAGTTTAAGATCAATCTAA
- a CDS encoding DUF2938 domain-containing protein, protein MNVLIDAVLLGVGATIFMDVYALIIKKLWNIPSLDYRFLGRWIGHFKNGIFNHPNIIQATPIKGEKALGWMAHYSIGIVFAYVLLFIWGEGWLIYPTAFPAIFIGLATTLAPWFMMQPAFGFGIAASKLPNPMIARLRSLQAHLIYGIGLYLAGLCISILFK, encoded by the coding sequence ATGAACGTGTTAATTGATGCTGTGTTACTTGGTGTAGGAGCGACCATCTTTATGGATGTGTACGCTCTTATCATCAAGAAATTATGGAATATTCCTTCCCTAGATTATCGTTTTTTAGGACGATGGATCGGACATTTCAAAAATGGAATATTTAATCATCCTAATATTATACAAGCAACTCCCATTAAGGGAGAAAAAGCTCTTGGATGGATGGCTCATTACTCCATCGGAATTGTATTTGCCTATGTCTTGCTTTTCATTTGGGGAGAAGGCTGGCTGATATATCCTACTGCCTTTCCTGCTATTTTTATTGGTCTTGCCACAACCCTAGCGCCATGGTTTATGATGCAGCCTGCTTTTGGTTTTGGTATTGCAGCCTCTAAACTACCCAATCCTATGATTGCCAGATTACGAAGTCTGCAGGCACATCTTATTTATGGTATTGGACTCTATTTGGCAGGATTATGTATTTCCATCTTATTTAAATAA
- a CDS encoding DUF6624 domain-containing protein, giving the protein MAYPFEKEIIHLADHDLEVREKLSAEGTLTEGYHPEMERVHKGNAQRLREIISEIGFPTLSKVGSKASDAAWLIIQHSIGEPEFMKACYRMMEENSHDIHLKNKAYLYDRIQVFQGKPQKYGTQLITGGIPYPVENKENLNNEREKVNLPPLSKK; this is encoded by the coding sequence ATGGCTTATCCCTTTGAAAAAGAAATCATTCATCTTGCAGATCATGATCTTGAAGTCAGAGAAAAACTGTCTGCAGAAGGAACATTAACAGAAGGATATCACCCGGAAATGGAGCGTGTGCATAAAGGCAATGCTCAAAGACTTAGGGAAATAATAAGTGAAATTGGGTTTCCAACGTTATCAAAAGTAGGCTCTAAAGCAAGTGATGCTGCGTGGCTTATTATTCAGCATTCTATTGGTGAACCAGAATTTATGAAAGCGTGTTATAGGATGATGGAAGAGAACAGTCATGATATTCATCTTAAAAATAAAGCATATTTGTATGATAGGATTCAGGTTTTTCAAGGTAAACCTCAGAAGTATGGAACCCAGCTTATTACGGGTGGAATTCCTTATCCGGTAGAAAATAAAGAAAATCTGAATAATGAACGGGAGAAAGTAAATCTGCCGCCTTTATCGAAAAAGTAA
- a CDS encoding GNAT family N-acetyltransferase, whose translation MNLRKMNEKDLEVVIKLLDQLGYADANEFLPFKIKSLLEDSDEYLTIAEDSEGNVTGFISIHIIPQIALKGDFARISYFSVDECSRSSGIGKLLEEYCEKIARERNCNRIELHCNSHRERAHRFYDRQGYTESPKYLIKKL comes from the coding sequence ATGAATCTGAGAAAAATGAATGAAAAAGATCTGGAAGTTGTTATAAAACTATTGGATCAATTGGGATATGCTGATGCTAATGAATTTTTACCCTTCAAAATTAAAAGTCTTTTAGAAGACTCTGATGAATATCTTACTATTGCAGAAGATTCGGAAGGAAATGTTACGGGGTTTATTTCCATTCATATCATTCCGCAGATTGCCCTCAAAGGAGACTTTGCCAGAATAAGTTATTTTTCCGTTGATGAATGCTCCAGAAGTTCTGGAATAGGGAAATTGCTGGAAGAGTACTGTGAGAAAATAGCCAGAGAACGAAATTGTAATAGAATAGAGCTGCATTGTAATTCCCACAGAGAAAGAGCCCATCGGTTTTACGATAGACAAGGGTATACAGAGTCTCCTAAATATTTGATTAAAAAATTGTAA
- a CDS encoding AAA family ATPase, with protein sequence MKMINNSLPLYIITGGPGAGKTTLLNEFDHIGFTTAAEEGRRIIKEQLSLNGDGLPWINKEYFAKLMFNASVKIYQQMIKKKGADPVFFDRGIIDTIGYLKLENIPIPKEMDIIAREMEYNRNVFILPPWKEIYENDSERKQTLKVAEQTFECMYETYHGYGYHMIEVPKLTVYQRIRFILDTVENCCKS encoded by the coding sequence ATGAAAATGATCAATAATAGTTTACCTCTTTACATCATCACTGGTGGCCCGGGAGCCGGAAAAACCACTTTGTTGAACGAATTTGACCATATAGGATTTACAACTGCAGCAGAAGAAGGGCGGAGAATTATTAAAGAACAATTGAGCCTCAACGGCGATGGATTGCCTTGGATCAATAAAGAATATTTTGCCAAATTGATGTTTAATGCTTCTGTAAAAATTTATCAACAGATGATTAAAAAAAAGGGTGCTGATCCTGTCTTTTTTGATCGTGGAATAATAGATACGATTGGATATCTTAAATTGGAAAATATCCCTATCCCCAAAGAAATGGATATTATAGCCCGTGAAATGGAGTATAACAGAAATGTCTTTATCCTTCCACCCTGGAAAGAAATTTATGAAAATGATTCCGAAAGAAAACAAACTCTAAAAGTAGCTGAACAAACCTTTGAATGTATGTATGAAACCTATCATGGATATGGCTATCACATGATTGAAGTTCCAAAACTAACAGTATATCAACGAATCAGATTTATCCTGGATACGGTTGAAAATTGCTGTAAATCTTGA
- a CDS encoding helix-turn-helix domain-containing protein has translation MKNRNTPNYQKIFNDILTLKFPEKKEELKEMISKKELSYLDVIEINNRIFEVHREARDNQKHRSYDKETILSILSFQKEKHLNNSELAQHFKLSRNTVTKWRRLFA, from the coding sequence ATGAAGAATAGAAATACCCCCAACTATCAAAAAATATTTAATGATATTCTTACTCTAAAATTTCCGGAAAAAAAAGAGGAACTTAAAGAAATGATATCTAAAAAAGAGCTGTCTTATCTGGATGTAATAGAGATCAATAACCGAATTTTTGAAGTTCATAGAGAAGCTCGGGATAATCAGAAACATCGTTCTTATGATAAAGAAACCATTTTAAGTATTCTGAGTTTTCAAAAAGAAAAACATCTCAACAACAGTGAATTAGCCCAGCATTTCAAACTGAGTAGAAATACAGTAACCAAATGGAGAAGACTATTTGCTTAG
- a CDS encoding transposase, translating to MEDVDIVRICNYLKCTDKELEQIYQSENLSTDVLLKFSKILGYDFFRLYSQHLILFSPPGKQENTEHKREKSSFPEFRKNLYTKEIIDFILEQISAGKKTKAQIVREYRIPKTTLYKWIAKYSETKKK from the coding sequence ATGGAAGATGTTGATATTGTACGGATTTGCAATTATCTGAAATGTACAGATAAAGAACTCGAACAAATATATCAAAGTGAAAATCTGTCGACGGATGTTCTTCTCAAATTCAGTAAAATACTGGGGTATGATTTTTTCAGACTCTATTCACAGCATTTGATTTTGTTTTCTCCACCAGGAAAGCAGGAAAATACTGAACATAAAAGAGAAAAAAGCTCATTTCCTGAATTTCGAAAAAACTTATATACCAAAGAAATAATAGACTTTATATTGGAACAGATATCTGCCGGTAAGAAAACAAAGGCTCAGATTGTTAGAGAATATCGTATTCCTAAAACCACATTGTACAAATGGATTGCGAAATACAGTGAAACAAAAAAGAAATAG